The following proteins are co-located in the Manihot esculenta cultivar AM560-2 chromosome 7, M.esculenta_v8, whole genome shotgun sequence genome:
- the LOC110619296 gene encoding malate dehydrogenase [NADP], chloroplastic, with the protein MAVAELTSPTPAYTHTASHLRSFSQLSLSSTHLSLPFRRSFRPRNTVITCSVNQVQAPVSVQTRQPKEKSDCFGVFCLTYDLKSEQETKSWKKLIKIAVSGAAGMISNHLLFKLASGEVFGPDQPIALKLLGSERSFQALEGVAMELEDSLYPLLREVSIGVNPYEVFEDVEWALLVGAKPRGPGMERSNLLDINGQIFAEQGKALNAVASRNVKVIVVGNPCNTNSLICLKNAPNIPAKNFHALTRLDENRAKCQLALKAGVFYDKVSNMTIWGNHSTTQVPDFLNARINGLPVKEVIKDHKWLEEEFTEKIQKRGGVLIQKWGRSSAASTAVSVVDAIKSLVTPTPEGDWFSSGVYTTGNPYGIAEDLVFSMPCRSKGDGDYELVKDVVFDDYLLKKIRKTEAELLAEKRCVAHLIGEGAGFCDLPGDTMLPGEM; encoded by the exons ATGGCGGTGGCAGAGCTAACATCTCCTACACCTGCATACACCCACACCGCCTCTCATCTCCGCTCTTTTTCCCAGCTCTCGCTTTCTTCTACCCATCTCTCTCTTCCCTTCCGCCGCTCCTTTCGACCTCGAAACACTGTCATCACTTGCTCTGTAaa TCAAGTTCAAGCCCCAGTTTCAGTACAGACCCGACAGCCCAAGGAAAAGTCTGATTGCTTTGGTGTTTTCTGCCTAACATATGATCTCAAATCT GAACAGGAGACAAAATCATGGAAGAAACTAATTAAGATAGCAGTTTCTGGTGCTGCTGGGATGATATCTAATCACCTACTCTTTAAA CTTGCATCTGGGGAGGTTTTTGGCCCAGATCAGCCAATTGCATTAAAACTATTGGGATCTGAAAGATCATTTCAAGCTCTTGAAG GAGTTGCAATGGAACTTGAGGATTCCTTGTATCCTTTGTTGAGGGAGGTGAGCATTGGAGTAAATCCTTATGAAGTGTTTGAAGATGTTGAATGGGCTTTGTTGGTTGGAGCAAAGCCCCGAGGGCCTGGCATGGAACGATCCAACTTACTAGATATCAACGGGCAGATTTTTGCTGAGCAG GGAAAAGCTCTAAATGCTGTTGCATCTCGCAACGTCAAGGTGATAGTCGTGGGCAACCCTTGTAACACCAA TTCTTTAATTTGTTTGAAAAATGCTCCAAATATACCTGCAAAAAATTTTCATGCTTTGACTAGGCTAGATGAGAATAGGGCAAAATGCCAG CTTGCCTTGAAAGCAGGTGTTTTTTATGATAAAGTGTCGAACATGACTATCTGGGGAAATCACTCAACCACTCAG GTTCCAGATTTTCTGAATGCTAGAATAAATGGTTTACCTGTAAAAGAGGTTATCAAAGATCACAAATGGCTAGAAGAAGAGTTCACTGAGAAAATTCAGAAG AGAGGTGGAGTGCTTATTCAGAAATGGGGGCGATCATCAGCTGCATCTACTGCTGTGTCCGTCGTTGATGCTATAAAGTCTCTAGTAACCCCCACGCCTGAGGGTGACTGGTTTTCCTCTGGA GTTTACACTACTGGGAATCCTTATGGCATTGCAGAGGATTTAGTTTTCAGCATGCCTTGCAGATCAAAA GGAGATGGTGATTATGAACTCGTCAAAGATGTCGTATTTGACGATTACCTTCTAAAGAAAATAAGGAAG ACAGAAGCTGAGTTGCTAGCTGAGAAGAGGTGTGTAGCCCACCTTATTGGAGAG GGTGCAGGTTTCTGTGATCTGCCAGGAGACACAATGCTTCCTGGAGAAATGTAA
- the LOC110619299 gene encoding ras-related protein RABC2a yields MNKGGNNSCDYSFKILLIGDSGVGKSSILLSFISNSIHDLSPTVGVDFKIKMVNVGGKRLKLTIWDTAGQERFGTLISSYYRGAHGIILVYDVTRRETFTNLSDIWTKEVELCSTNQDCVKVLVGNKVDRDNERAVSKEEGMALAEEHKCSFLECSAKTRENVLQCFKELILKILEVPSLLEEGSVAIKQQILKQKSGYQAPHNGGCCS; encoded by the exons ATGAATAAAGGAGGGAATAATAGTTGTGATTACTCTTTCAAGATTTTGTTGATTGGGGATTCTGGTGTTGGCAAGAGTAGTATCCTTCTCAGTTTCATCTCCAATTCTATTCACGATCTCTCTCCTACAGTTG GTGTTGATTTCAAGATCAAGATGGTCAATGTTGGTGGGAAAAGATTGAAGCTTACAATTTGGGACACAG CTGGGCAGGAAAGGTTTGGAACATTAATAAGCTCTTACTACAGGGGGGCACATGGAATTATCCTTG TTTATGATGTGACCCGCCGAGAGACATTCACAAACTTGTCAGATATATGGACAAAGGAAGTGGAACTTTGCTCAACTAATCAAGATTGTGTCAAAGTTCTTGTTGGAAACAAAGTTGATAGG GATAATGAAAGAGCTGTAAGTAAGGAGGAGGGAATGGCTCTTGCTGAGGAACATAAATGTTCATTTTTGGAATGTAGTGCTAAGACCAGAGAAAATGTGCTGCAATGTTTTAAAGAGCTCATATTAAAG ATATTGGAGGTACCAAGTTTATTGGAGGAGGGATCTGTAGCCATCAAACAACAGATTTTAAAACAGAAATCAGGATACCAGGCACCACATAATGGTGGTTGCTGCTCCTAG